The following are encoded together in the Raphanus sativus cultivar WK10039 unplaced genomic scaffold, ASM80110v3 Scaffold3209, whole genome shotgun sequence genome:
- the LOC130494299 gene encoding dof zinc finger protein DOF1.1-like isoform X3, producing MPTNSNHQQHQLQENGSLVSGHGLLSNQLPPYPPNPNPSHHHAAASSGLPARLGASMAERARQAKAPPPEGALKCPRCDSLNTKFCYYNNYNLTQPRYFCKGCRRYWTHGGALRNVPVGGGSRRNSKKGKNGNSKSSSSLSKQSSSTVNAPSSSSGQLRTNHQFPFSPTLHNLTQLGGIGLNLAATNGNNQAHQIGPSLMNDLGFLHVGNERTGNIHDNNNSVQNNLMAAAGSMNQFTLFDPATTLYAFQNEGNIGISFSSTSMVDSRAYHTAPVKMEEQPSLVNLSRPVSSLTPPGNQTSQYFWNNSDLSGPSSNDHHHQLL from the exons ATG cCTACGAACTCGAATCATCAACAGCATCAGCTTCAAGAGAATGGAAGTTTAGTGAGTGGCCACGGACTACTTTCTAACCAACTTCCACCTTACCCACCAAACCCTAACCCTAGCCACCACCATGCAGCTGCCTCCAGTGGTCTTCCGGCGAGGCTTGGTGCATCCATGGCTGAAAGAGCGAGACAGGCCAAAGCTCCTCCGCCTGAGGGAGCCCTAAAGTGTCCACGATGCGACTCCCTCAACACTAAATTCTGTTACTACAACAACTACAACCTCACTCAGCCTCGCTACTTCTGCAAGGGTTGCCGCCGTTACTGGACACATGGAGGCGCTCTGAGGAACGTCCCCGTGGGTGGAGGCAGCCGGAGGAATAGCAAAAAGGGCAAAAATGGTAATtcaaaatcttcttcttctttgtccaAACAGTCTTCTTCCACGGTCAACGCTCCAAGTTCTAGCTCCGGACAGCTGAGGACAAACCATCAGTTCCCTTTTTCACCAACTCTTCACAATCTCACCCAACTCGGAGGTATCGGTTTGAATTTAGCTGCTACTAATGGCAACAACCAAGCTCACCAGATTGGTCCGAGTTTAATGAACGATCTAGGGTTTCTTCATGTTGGAAATGAACGAACCGGAAACATTCATGACAACAACAATAGCGTTCAAAACAACCTAATGGCTGCTGCTGGATCAATGAATCAGTTCACTCTCTTCGATCCAGCGACGACCCTATACGCTTTCCAGAACGAGGGCAATATCGGAATATCATTTTCCTCTACTTCCATGGTTGATTCTAGGGCTTACCATACAGCCCCCGTTAAGATGGAAGAACAACCCAGTTTGGTTAACTTGTCTAGACCGGTCTCTAGTTTGACGCCTCCGGGGAATCAAACTAGCCAGTACTTTTGGAACAATTCGGATTTATCGGGTCCGTCTTCTAACGATCATCATCACCAACTCTTGTGA
- the LOC130494299 gene encoding dof zinc finger protein DOF1.1-like isoform X1 has protein sequence MVFSSNWSQPTNSNHQQHQLQENGSLVSGHGLLSNQLPPYPPNPNPSHHHAAASSGLPARLGASMAERARQAKAPPPEGALKCPRCDSLNTKFCYYNNYNLTQPRYFCKGCRRYWTHGGALRNVPVGGGSRRNSKKGKNGNSKSSSSLSKQSSSTVNAPSSSSGQLRTNHQFPFSPTLHNLTQLGGIGLNLAATNGNNQAHQIGPSLMNDLGFLHVGNERTGNIHDNNNSVQNNLMAAAGSMNQFTLFDPATTLYAFQNEGNIGISFSSTSMVDSRAYHTAPVKMEEQPSLVNLSRPVSSLTPPGNQTSQYFWNNSDLSGPSSNDHHHQLL, from the coding sequence cCTACGAACTCGAATCATCAACAGCATCAGCTTCAAGAGAATGGAAGTTTAGTGAGTGGCCACGGACTACTTTCTAACCAACTTCCACCTTACCCACCAAACCCTAACCCTAGCCACCACCATGCAGCTGCCTCCAGTGGTCTTCCGGCGAGGCTTGGTGCATCCATGGCTGAAAGAGCGAGACAGGCCAAAGCTCCTCCGCCTGAGGGAGCCCTAAAGTGTCCACGATGCGACTCCCTCAACACTAAATTCTGTTACTACAACAACTACAACCTCACTCAGCCTCGCTACTTCTGCAAGGGTTGCCGCCGTTACTGGACACATGGAGGCGCTCTGAGGAACGTCCCCGTGGGTGGAGGCAGCCGGAGGAATAGCAAAAAGGGCAAAAATGGTAATtcaaaatcttcttcttctttgtccaAACAGTCTTCTTCCACGGTCAACGCTCCAAGTTCTAGCTCCGGACAGCTGAGGACAAACCATCAGTTCCCTTTTTCACCAACTCTTCACAATCTCACCCAACTCGGAGGTATCGGTTTGAATTTAGCTGCTACTAATGGCAACAACCAAGCTCACCAGATTGGTCCGAGTTTAATGAACGATCTAGGGTTTCTTCATGTTGGAAATGAACGAACCGGAAACATTCATGACAACAACAATAGCGTTCAAAACAACCTAATGGCTGCTGCTGGATCAATGAATCAGTTCACTCTCTTCGATCCAGCGACGACCCTATACGCTTTCCAGAACGAGGGCAATATCGGAATATCATTTTCCTCTACTTCCATGGTTGATTCTAGGGCTTACCATACAGCCCCCGTTAAGATGGAAGAACAACCCAGTTTGGTTAACTTGTCTAGACCGGTCTCTAGTTTGACGCCTCCGGGGAATCAAACTAGCCAGTACTTTTGGAACAATTCGGATTTATCGGGTCCGTCTTCTAACGATCATCATCACCAACTCTTGTGA
- the LOC130494299 gene encoding dof zinc finger protein DOF1.1-like isoform X2 — MFSPTNSNHQQHQLQENGSLVSGHGLLSNQLPPYPPNPNPSHHHAAASSGLPARLGASMAERARQAKAPPPEGALKCPRCDSLNTKFCYYNNYNLTQPRYFCKGCRRYWTHGGALRNVPVGGGSRRNSKKGKNGNSKSSSSLSKQSSSTVNAPSSSSGQLRTNHQFPFSPTLHNLTQLGGIGLNLAATNGNNQAHQIGPSLMNDLGFLHVGNERTGNIHDNNNSVQNNLMAAAGSMNQFTLFDPATTLYAFQNEGNIGISFSSTSMVDSRAYHTAPVKMEEQPSLVNLSRPVSSLTPPGNQTSQYFWNNSDLSGPSSNDHHHQLL, encoded by the exons Atgttctct cCTACGAACTCGAATCATCAACAGCATCAGCTTCAAGAGAATGGAAGTTTAGTGAGTGGCCACGGACTACTTTCTAACCAACTTCCACCTTACCCACCAAACCCTAACCCTAGCCACCACCATGCAGCTGCCTCCAGTGGTCTTCCGGCGAGGCTTGGTGCATCCATGGCTGAAAGAGCGAGACAGGCCAAAGCTCCTCCGCCTGAGGGAGCCCTAAAGTGTCCACGATGCGACTCCCTCAACACTAAATTCTGTTACTACAACAACTACAACCTCACTCAGCCTCGCTACTTCTGCAAGGGTTGCCGCCGTTACTGGACACATGGAGGCGCTCTGAGGAACGTCCCCGTGGGTGGAGGCAGCCGGAGGAATAGCAAAAAGGGCAAAAATGGTAATtcaaaatcttcttcttctttgtccaAACAGTCTTCTTCCACGGTCAACGCTCCAAGTTCTAGCTCCGGACAGCTGAGGACAAACCATCAGTTCCCTTTTTCACCAACTCTTCACAATCTCACCCAACTCGGAGGTATCGGTTTGAATTTAGCTGCTACTAATGGCAACAACCAAGCTCACCAGATTGGTCCGAGTTTAATGAACGATCTAGGGTTTCTTCATGTTGGAAATGAACGAACCGGAAACATTCATGACAACAACAATAGCGTTCAAAACAACCTAATGGCTGCTGCTGGATCAATGAATCAGTTCACTCTCTTCGATCCAGCGACGACCCTATACGCTTTCCAGAACGAGGGCAATATCGGAATATCATTTTCCTCTACTTCCATGGTTGATTCTAGGGCTTACCATACAGCCCCCGTTAAGATGGAAGAACAACCCAGTTTGGTTAACTTGTCTAGACCGGTCTCTAGTTTGACGCCTCCGGGGAATCAAACTAGCCAGTACTTTTGGAACAATTCGGATTTATCGGGTCCGTCTTCTAACGATCATCATCACCAACTCTTGTGA